Proteins from one Mauremys mutica isolate MM-2020 ecotype Southern chromosome 14, ASM2049712v1, whole genome shotgun sequence genomic window:
- the LOC123349042 gene encoding cell surface A33 antigen-like codes for MRAQLERLSLLWPLLLSPWMGAAENTTAVIVVNQTTPSIRAMEGSEFTIECTFNTSNNSTKWFAEWYKTRNYVTEKVNNGTDRIILSADTEKRSLSLTVKKPNVTDSGTYVCWVGNRDGISPGKGTQVTIYEITDLMVNQTPASVSDLEGSELTMNCTFKTVNNHSPMYVRWYNYGTEGLKQELVKESEVITTLHSANGFASLTLKNANSSNTGTYVCEVGITARNLSVSGAGTQVTINKRRNASHVVFVIRMVLGALVIILAVIIITECVISEKRAAVSRTI; via the exons ATGAGAGCCCAGCTGGAAAGGCTCTCTCTGCTTTGGCCACTTCTCCTGTCTCCGTGGATGG GAGCCGCAGAAAATACTACTGCTGTCATTGTGGTGAATCAGACAACCCCTTCTATCCGTGCAATGGAAGGGTCAGAGTTCACCATCGAGTGTACATTCAACACAAGCAATAATTCAACCAAGTGGTTTGCTGAATGGTATAAAACCAGAAACTATGTCACAGAAAAGGTGAACAATGGAACAGATCGAATCATATTATCAGCAGATACAGAAAAGAGGTCTCTTTCGCTCACCGTGAAGAAACCCAATGTCACTGATTCTGGAACCTACGTATGTTGGGTTGGGAACAGGGATGGGATATCTCCTGGGAAGGGAACCCAAGTGACCATCTATG AAATTACCGACCTGATGGTGAATCAAACCCCAGCCAGTGTCAGTGATTTGGAAGGCTCAGAACTTACCATGAATTGTACATTCAAGACAGTCAATAACCACAGCCCCATGTATGTGCGATGGTATAACTATGGGACCGAGGGACTAAAGCAAGAGCTGGTGAAGGAGAGCGAGGTGATCACAACGCTGCATTCGGCCAATGGGTTTGCCTCTCTCACTTTGAAGAATGCGAATTCATCTAATACAGGAACCTACGTGTGTGAGGTGGGGATCACAGCAAGGAACCTCTCTGTGTCAGGAGCTGGAACCCAGGTGACCATCA ATAAAAGGAGAAATGCCTCCCACGTTGTTTTCGTCATCCGGATGGTTCTCGGGGCCCTTGTTATAATCTTGGCTGTGATTATTATTACAGAGTGTGTGATCTCAGAAAAGAGGG CTGCTGTCAGTCGAACAATATGA
- the LOC123349523 gene encoding polymeric immunoglobulin receptor-like: MEQFLNEGAIICVSLSAEITDLMVNQTPASVSDLEGSELTMNCTFKTVNNHSPMYVRWYNYGTEGLKQELVNESEVITTLHLDNGFASLTLRNVNSSNTGTYVCEVGITARNLSGNGTGTQVTIEKLPKLMVNQTPADIHASEGSVLTMECRFTVLKNHRTLYVKWYKNNGTGGTKKELMSERGGGSAALDLEKGFASFTLKNVNVTDTGTYVCEVGSTARNWSASGAGTQVTITPHDQKLMSSYIVPGAVAGTLLFLLVLGILLWRCRQCSKEPLQSRSEAEINQLEMSSPPPADEVTYVDLNFHKRDAKAEEEVVYTEVKIRPKQRDDNDIYAKVKSRQR; this comes from the exons ATGGAACAATTTCTCAATGAAGGTGCCATCATCTGTGTTTCTCTTTCTGCAGAAATTACCGACCTGATGGTGAATCAAACCCCAGCCAGTGTCAGTGATTTAGAAGGCTCAGAACTTACCATGAATTGTACATTCAAGACAGTCAATAACCACAGCCCCATGTATGTGCGATGGTATAACTATGGGACCGAGGGACTAAAGCAAGAGCTGGTGAATGAGAGCGAGGTGATCACAACGCTGCATTTGGACAATGGGTTTGCCTCTCTCACGTTGAGGAATGTGAATTCATCTAATACAGGAACCTATGTGTGTGAGGTGGGGATCACAGCAAGGAACCTCTCTGGGAATGGAACAGGAACCCAAGTGACCATCGAGA AACTTCCCAAGCTGATGGTGAATCAGACCCCAGCCGATATCCATGCGTCAGAAGGGTCAGTTCTCACCATGGAGTGTAGATTCACGGTATTGAAAAACCACAGGACCTTGTATGTGAAATGGTATAAAAATAATGGAACTGGGGGGACGAAGAAGGAGCTGATGAGCGAAAGAGGCGGGGGCTCAGCAGCCCTGGATTTGGAAAAGGGTTTTGCTTCGTTCACTCTGAAGAACGTGAATGTAACCGATACAGGAACCTACGTGTGTGAAGTGGGGAGCACAGCTAGGAACTGGTCTGCGTCTGGAGCCGGAACCCAAGTGACCATCACTC CACATGACCAAAAGCTGATGAGCTCTTACATTGTtcctggggctgtggctgggacacTTCTCTTCTTGCTGGTGCTCGGTATCCTTTTGTGGAGATGCAGACAGTGCTCCAAAG aaccaCTTCAAAGCAGGTCAGAGGCAGAGATAAATCAGCTGGAGATG TCTTCTCCTCCACCAGCTGATGAGGTGACTTACGTTGACTTGAACTTCCACAAAAGGGACGCAAAAGCGGAGGAAGAGGTTGTTTACACGGAAGTGAAGATACGGCCAAAACAGAGAGATGACAATGACATCTACGCAAAAGTCAAATCTCGTCAGCGCTAG